A window of Candidatus Omnitrophota bacterium contains these coding sequences:
- the larE gene encoding ATP-dependent sacrificial sulfur transferase LarE — translation MDRIEQKINKLRKLLKGMGSVVVACSGGIDSSFLLKVAGDELGEGAVSATALSEVYIKDDYRLVKKLVRRLGVRQIDFRINLLGTKDFFSNSSNRCYFCKKEMFGELRKIAKAEKVNYIVDGTNQDDILEFRPGRKAIKELGIMTPLVEAGFNKKDIRLLSRKMGLSGWERPSSTCLATRVPCGEEINLRKLKMIEQGERFIKGLISEDLRLRHCQGDIAGIEVSRSDAKRLMNPRLKNRVEARLKKIGYNQISINVKI, via the coding sequence ATGGATAGAATAGAGCAAAAAATAAATAAATTAAGAAAGCTGTTAAAGGGTATGGGCAGCGTAGTAGTGGCTTGTTCCGGCGGGATAGATAGCTCTTTTTTGCTTAAGGTGGCCGGAGATGAGCTGGGCGAAGGAGCAGTTTCTGCTACTGCCCTGTCTGAGGTATATATTAAGGACGATTATAGGCTGGTCAAAAAATTGGTCAGAAGATTAGGGGTAAGGCAGATTGATTTTAGAATCAACCTGCTTGGAACAAAAGATTTTTTTAGTAATTCTTCAAATAGATGCTATTTTTGCAAAAAGGAGATGTTCGGTGAATTAAGAAAGATAGCTAAAGCGGAAAAAGTGAATTATATAGTTGACGGAACAAATCAGGACGACATTTTAGAGTTTCGGCCGGGCAGAAAAGCAATAAAAGAATTGGGCATCATGACTCCGCTTGTTGAAGCGGGATTTAACAAAAAAGATATTCGTCTGCTTTCCCGGAAAATGGGCCTTTCTGGCTGGGAGAGGCCTTCTTCAACCTGTTTGGCAACCAGGGTTCCCTGCGGAGAAGAGATCAATTTAAGAAAATTAAAGATGATAGAACAGGGAGAGAGATTTATAAAAGGATTAATTTCAGAAGATCTTCGGCTCCGGCATTGCCAGGGTGATATTGCCGGGATAGAAGTTAGCCGAAGCGATGCAAAGCGGTTGATGAATCCGAGGTTAAAAAACAGAGTGGAGGCAAGGCTGAAAAAGATAGGCTATAACCAAATTTCAATAAATGTTAAAATATAG
- the rsxC gene encoding electron transport complex subunit RsxC has translation MLKYRFGGVHPPDYKELTNAIPIKDASLPSEVNISLSQHGGTPARSIVEPGDKVKCGTKIAESTGPVSSPVHASISGTVKEIKDYFHPVCGSFAAINISSDGRDEKEFFNNVSADNLFPEELRALIREAGVVGLGGAAFPTAVKLDPPKEKPIGSLILNGVECEPYLTSDHRLMLEKPEEIISGAKIVKKILNAANCYLAIEKNKTDAIELMRKKIDKEDGFYLKELAVKYPQGAEKQLIKTLLGREVPNGGLPLDVGVVVNNVGTVLAVYEAVIEGKPLYERVMTVTGSIVKNPQNLRVRIGTKFSHLVRECGGVNRGPAKIIMGGPMMGLAQYSLDVPVVKGTCGIIALAGKEISLSGLNPCLRCGRCVDVCPVGLLPGQISLAAEYGNFDLARQEGALDCIECGACEYICASQRGLVQLIKLAKSQCKRELKNG, from the coding sequence ATGTTAAAATATAGATTTGGCGGTGTTCATCCCCCGGATTATAAAGAACTGACCAACGCAATTCCGATTAAAGATGCTTCATTACCCTCGGAGGTTAATATTTCCCTTTCTCAGCATGGGGGAACCCCGGCCCGCTCGATAGTTGAACCAGGAGATAAAGTTAAATGCGGGACAAAAATTGCTGAAAGCACAGGCCCGGTTTCCAGCCCTGTTCATGCCAGTATTTCCGGAACAGTTAAAGAGATAAAAGATTATTTTCATCCTGTTTGCGGTAGTTTTGCGGCCATTAACATCAGCTCAGATGGCCGGGATGAAAAAGAGTTCTTTAACAATGTTTCAGCGGACAACTTATTTCCTGAGGAACTGCGGGCGCTCATCCGGGAGGCTGGGGTTGTAGGTCTGGGGGGTGCTGCATTTCCTACCGCTGTAAAGCTTGATCCCCCAAAAGAAAAGCCAATCGGTTCTCTTATTTTGAACGGCGTTGAGTGCGAGCCGTACTTAACCTCTGATCACCGTTTAATGCTGGAAAAGCCTGAAGAGATTATTTCCGGAGCAAAGATTGTAAAAAAAATCTTGAACGCCGCCAATTGTTATCTGGCAATTGAAAAAAATAAAACCGATGCTATCGAGTTAATGAGAAAAAAAATAGATAAAGAAGATGGTTTTTATTTAAAAGAACTGGCTGTTAAGTATCCACAGGGAGCCGAAAAACAATTAATTAAGACATTACTGGGTAGAGAGGTTCCCAATGGAGGCCTGCCTTTAGATGTCGGAGTGGTGGTTAATAACGTAGGCACTGTCTTGGCGGTTTATGAAGCGGTAATTGAAGGTAAGCCGCTCTATGAACGAGTAATGACAGTTACCGGCAGTATAGTTAAGAATCCTCAAAACTTGAGAGTAAGGATAGGCACTAAATTCAGTCATCTTGTCAGGGAGTGCGGGGGGGTTAACCGGGGACCGGCTAAGATAATTATGGGCGGGCCGATGATGGGGCTGGCTCAATATAGTTTAGACGTCCCGGTGGTTAAAGGTACATGCGGAATTATTGCTTTGGCCGGAAAAGAAATAAGCCTTTCTGGATTAAATCCCTGTCTGAGGTGCGGCAGATGCGTGGATGTCTGTCCGGTTGGGTTGCTGCCGGGTCAAATTAGCCTGGCAGCTGAATACGGAAATTTTGATTTAGCAAGGCAGGAGGGAGCACTTGATTGCATTGAGTGCGGAGCATGCGAATATATATGTGCTTCACAGCGAGGATTAGTCCAGTTGATTAAGCTGGCTAAATCCCAATGCAAAAGGGAGCTAAAAAATGGGTAA
- a CDS encoding RnfABCDGE type electron transport complex subunit D, giving the protein MGKLIVSSSPHIRSKESVSRIMWSVIAALMPAVLTGLYVFGLVNLKNIVVGVSVAVLTEALCQRMMHRKITVDDGSAIVTGLLLVMVLPPGLNWWIVAAGSFFAIAIVKQLFGGLGHNIFNPALTARAVLLVSFPIQMTRWLKPFDSLTAATPLAVVKDNLSDKLPMFWDLFIGKTGGSFGETGVLALLAGAAFLFLRKIISWHIPFSYLGVVALLSWIFGRDPLFSILAGGLILGAFFMATDPATTPLTKKGQIFFGVGCGIITVAIRQWGGYPEGVCYSILLMNALTPLIDRYLKPRRFGVTK; this is encoded by the coding sequence ATGGGTAAACTGATTGTTTCTTCATCGCCTCATATCAGATCAAAAGAGTCTGTCAGCCGGATTATGTGGTCAGTGATAGCAGCGCTTATGCCGGCTGTTTTGACCGGGTTATATGTTTTTGGGCTGGTAAACTTGAAGAACATAGTGGTCGGTGTATCGGTAGCTGTTCTTACTGAGGCGTTATGCCAAAGGATGATGCATCGCAAGATAACTGTTGACGATGGCAGTGCGATAGTGACAGGTCTGCTTTTAGTTATGGTTTTACCTCCCGGGCTTAATTGGTGGATAGTAGCTGCGGGGTCTTTTTTTGCGATAGCTATAGTCAAACAGTTGTTCGGCGGGTTGGGGCATAATATTTTTAATCCGGCCCTGACAGCTCGGGCTGTATTACTGGTCTCTTTTCCTATCCAGATGACCCGGTGGCTAAAGCCCTTTGACAGCTTGACCGCGGCCACTCCCCTGGCAGTAGTAAAGGATAACCTTTCAGATAAACTGCCGATGTTCTGGGATTTGTTTATCGGAAAAACCGGGGGGTCTTTCGGCGAAACAGGGGTGTTAGCATTGCTGGCCGGAGCCGCTTTTTTATTTTTACGAAAGATTATTTCCTGGCATATTCCTTTTTCTTATCTAGGAGTAGTTGCTCTTCTTTCCTGGATTTTCGGCCGGGACCCTTTATTTAGTATTTTGGCCGGAGGTTTAATTCTGGGGGCTTTTTTTATGGCTACCGATCCGGCTACCACGCCATTAACCAAGAAGGGTCAAATATTTTTTGGTGTAGGCTGCGGAATAATCACGGTTGCAATCAGGCAATGGGGTGGTTACCCGGAGGGTGTTTGTTATTCTATTTTATTAATGAATGCCTTGACTCCCTTAATAGACCGCTATCTTAAACCAAGAAGGTTTGGGGTGACAAAATGA
- a CDS encoding RnfABCDGE type electron transport complex subunit G, with the protein MKKSLSLVIALTSTCLIASLGLALVNALTQDRIEEQKNKEMLLSINKVLPLFNNNPLKDKKETDGTIFFMGKYNGRVTGVACQTAGEGYSAKIRVMVGLNLEGEISGVEILEHLETPGLGSRIETPEFKTQFKGKSPVNFKIDSLTGATISSRGVAQAVRQALDLFQKNKKTILNAD; encoded by the coding sequence ATGAAGAAAAGTTTAAGCCTGGTAATAGCCTTGACCTCTACTTGCCTGATCGCCAGCTTAGGCCTGGCCTTGGTAAATGCCCTGACCCAGGACCGGATCGAAGAGCAGAAAAACAAAGAGATGCTTTTGTCAATCAATAAGGTCCTGCCGCTATTTAATAATAATCCTTTAAAGGACAAGAAAGAGACAGACGGGACAATATTTTTTATGGGTAAGTATAACGGACGGGTGACCGGTGTTGCCTGCCAGACCGCAGGTGAAGGATATAGCGCCAAGATCCGGGTTATGGTCGGCCTGAACCTTGAAGGAGAGATAAGCGGGGTGGAAATATTAGAGCATTTAGAAACTCCCGGCCTGGGTTCGCGAATAGAAACCCCGGAGTTCAAAACGCAATTTAAGGGTAAATCGCCGGTCAATTTCAAAATTGACAGCCTTACCGGAGCTACTATTTCTTCCCGGGGAGTAGCTCAGGCAGTGAGGCAGGCGCTGGATCTGTTTCAAAAAAATAAAAAAACTATCTTGAACGCAGATTAA
- a CDS encoding electron transport complex subunit E produces MSLWREFNKGIVAQNPVFRLVLGMCPTLAITTLAINGLGMGLATTAVLVCSNTAVSCLRKLIPSRIRIPVFIVVIAAFVTMVDLIMAGFFYQLHKVLGLFIPLIVVNCIIMGRAEAFAFKNTVLNSLLDGLGMGCGFTISLVILGSVRELISQGSIFGLDLLGPGYQPFLVMLLPPGAFITLGLLLAGMNKLTGKREAC; encoded by the coding sequence ATGAGCTTGTGGAGAGAATTTAATAAAGGCATTGTGGCTCAAAACCCTGTTTTCAGGTTGGTTCTGGGGATGTGCCCGACATTGGCAATAACTACGCTGGCAATAAACGGGCTGGGTATGGGACTGGCCACCACAGCTGTTTTGGTTTGCTCCAACACAGCTGTTTCTTGTTTAAGAAAACTGATACCTTCCCGGATAAGAATACCGGTATTTATTGTGGTAATTGCTGCTTTTGTAACCATGGTTGATTTGATTATGGCTGGATTTTTTTATCAGCTTCATAAGGTATTAGGGTTATTCATTCCCTTGATTGTGGTTAACTGTATTATTATGGGAAGGGCAGAGGCATTCGCCTTTAAAAATACGGTATTGAATTCTCTGCTTGACGGATTGGGTATGGGTTGCGGCTTTACTATTTCTCTGGTGATCCTGGGCAGCGTTAGGGAACTCATTTCTCAGGGCAGTATCTTTGGCTTGGATCTGCTGGGGCCGGGCTATCAGCCGTTCTTGGTCATGCTGCTTCCTCCCGGCGCATTTATAACATTAGGCTTGCTTCTGGCGGGGATGAATAAGCTGACGGGGAAAAGAGAGGCTTGTTAA
- the rsxA gene encoding electron transport complex subunit RsxA codes for MKELLVILINSVLINNFVLARFLGVCPFLGVSKKIKTALGMGIAVIFVMTLSSIVTSLVYNFILLPQGLVFLKTIVFILVIASLVQLVEMIIQKVSPVLYRALGIYLPLITTNCAILGVALINLIKKYNFIQSLIFGLGAGIGFTIALIIMAGIRERLELADLPRSLKGTAISLIVAGLLSIAFMGFSGLVKP; via the coding sequence ATGAAGGAATTGTTAGTGATTTTAATAAATTCTGTTTTGATTAATAATTTTGTCCTGGCCAGGTTCCTGGGTGTTTGTCCGTTTTTAGGCGTATCTAAAAAGATAAAAACGGCCCTGGGCATGGGGATAGCGGTAATATTTGTTATGACACTGTCATCCATTGTCACCAGCCTGGTCTACAATTTTATCCTTTTGCCTCAAGGCTTGGTGTTTCTAAAAACAATAGTTTTTATTCTGGTTATTGCCAGTCTTGTGCAGTTGGTAGAGATGATCATTCAAAAAGTAAGCCCTGTTTTATACCGGGCATTGGGTATTTACCTTCCGTTAATTACGACTAACTGTGCTATTTTAGGAGTAGCGCTGATCAATCTTATTAAGAAATACAATTTTATCCAGAGTCTTATCTTTGGTCTAGGCGCAGGCATTGGTTTTACTATAGCGCTGATAATTATGGCAGGAATACGGGAGAGGTTGGAACTGGCTGATTTACCCCGGTCACTGAAAGGCACAGCTATAAGCCTGATTGTTGCCGGTCTTTTATCAATAGCATTTATGGGTTTTTCCGGGCTGGTTAAACCATGA